The DNA sequence TCGGTACGGGCACTCGTCGACGCACTCGGCCTGAGCGAAGCCGAGACGAAGAAATTCCACGGAGTCATCCCGTCCGCCCGGCGCCCACCCGGCAGATCGGGTCCCGGCCAGCCCGTCGCGGCCGCCACGTCGCAAAAGGACGCCGCCGGTCCGGTGATGCTGAGCATCCTCGGACCGCTCGTCGTACTCGACGGCACCGCCGCCCTGCACATCGAGTCGGACCGGGCCCGGACCCTGCTGGGACGACTGGCCCTCACCCCCAACCGGACCGTCGTCCGGGACGAACTGATCGAACTCCTGTGGGGTGAACGGGTACCCGCCACGGCGGTCAACCTGGTGCAGACGTACGTCTCCCGGCTCCGCCGGGTGCTCGAACCGGCCCGACCTGCCCGGGGCCCGTCGCGGGCGTTGACCCTCACCCCCGCGGCTACCAGCTCAACGTCACCGAAGACCAGCTCGACCTGCTGCGCTTCCGCCGCCTGGTCGACTCGACGCGGCAGCACACCGACGCACCCGAATCCGCGATGTCCCAGATCGAGGAGGCGCTCGACCTCTGGTACGGCGATCCGCTGGCGGATCTCACCGACCTGCGGCACCACCCGCTGACGATCTCGCTGGCCGAGGAGTGGATCGCCGCGACGCTGACGTACGCCGGAATCGCCGACGCGGTCGGCGCCCCAGCCCGGCCGCTGCCCCGGCTACGCGCACTCGCGGCCCGGCATCCGCTCCACGAGCCGCTGTTCAGCCGTCTGATGACCGCCCTCGCCGCGACCGGCAACCAGGCGGCGGCACTGAAGACGTACGAGGAGATCCGGCACCGCCTGGTCCGGGAGCTGGGCGTCGACCCGGGCCCGGAACTGGTGCGGGTACGGCAGCGGATCCTGCGCCAGCGGCCGGCCGGGACCGGATCCGACGGGCTGCCCACATACCTGCCCGTACCGTTCCAGGCCCCTGCCCCGCCGGCCGACTTCATCGGCCGGGACGCCCAGCTACGCCGGTTGATCCGGGCACTGGGAAACGCGGACGCCGAGATGGCGGTGGTCGTCTGCGCCGTCGCCGGGGTCGCCGGCGTCGGCAAGACGGCACTGGTCATGCAGGTCGCCCAGCGACAGTGGCGCTCCTTCCCGGACGGTCAGCTCTACATCGACCTCCAGGGATCGGGGCGCGATCCGGTCGAGCCGATCGACGCGCTGACCCGCTTCCTGCGTGCCCTCGGCATGGACGACCGGCGGATCCCGAAGCAGGAGGCGGAGTGCGCCGCCCAACTGCGCAGCATGCTGGCCGGGCGGCGGATCCTCGTCATCCTCGACAACGCCCGGGACGCCGCGCAGGTCCGCCCGCTGCTGCCCGGGCCCGGCAGCTGCGGCGTCCTGGTGACCAGCCGGCAACGGCTCGCCGACCTGGCCGGGGCACAACTGCTGGACCTCGACCTGTTCACCACGGCCGAAGGCGTCGACCTGGTGTCGGCGATCGTCGGGCCGGACCGGATCGGCGGCGAACCGGGCGCCGCCCGGGACCTGGTCGCCGTCTGCGGCCGGCTGCCCATCGCCCTGCGGGTGGCCGGTGCCCGGCTCGCCGGCCAGCCGGGCTGGACGGTCGCCGACCTGGTGAACCGGCTGACCGACGAGGACCGCCGGCTGGACGAACTGCGGGTTGGTGACGTCGCCGTGGAGGCCAGCCTCGACCTGAGCTACCAGGACCTGTCGCACCGGGAGGCACGGGCGTTCCGGCAGCTCGCGGGCCTTCCCGGGCGCGACTTCTCGCTACCGGCGGCCGCGGCGGCACTCGCCACCGAGGCCACCGACGTCCGGGCCGCCCTCGACAACCTGGCCACCCGGAACCTTATCGAGGCGACGATGTCGAGACGGTACCGCTACCACGACCTGATCCGGCTCTACGCCGGACGGCGGTCGGTGCTGGCGGACGGTCCCGCCGGTTCGTCGGCGGCCGTGTCGAGACTGCTGGACTGGTACCTGTCCCAGGTGGCCGAAGCGGTCGGAATGCTCTACCCGGACATGGTCCGGCTGCCCGACGGCGCCCCCTGCACGGCAACCTTCGACAGCACCGAAAGCGCACTCTCCTGGCTCGACGACGAAACCCCCGGTCTGGTGGCGGCGGTCGGTCACGCCGCCGAACACGGGCCACGCGAGCGGGCCTGGCAGATCGCCGACCAGCTCCGCGGCCACTTCTTCACCCGGGGCACCGGACCGGCCTGGCTGTCGGTGGCCCAGGCCGGGCTGGCCGCCGCGCGCGCCGCCGGTGACCCGCAGGCGGTGGCCGCGATGCGGCTGACGTACGGGCAGGCGCTCTGGTCGACCGGCCGGCGCGACGGCGCACTCGCCGAATACGAACTCGCCCTCCAACTCGCCGAGCAGGTCGGCTGGCTGTCCGCCACGGCGTACCTACTGCACAACATCGGCCTGGTGCACAGTCAGGTGGGCCGGTCCGGCCCGGCACTGGAGTACTACCGCCGGGCGCTGGCGGCAAGCCGGCGGGCGGATCTCGAGTACGTACGCACGGTGACCCTCAACGACCTGGGCACCCTGTGCTGGGAGCTGGGACGACTGGACGAGGCGGTGACGCATCTCGAAGCGGCGCTGGCCCTCAACCAGCGCGCCGGCAACGCGCAGGGCGAGGCGGTGAACCGGTCCAACCTGGGCATGGTGCTGCGCCAGATGGGCGAGTTCGCGGCCGCCCTCGACCACCTGAACCATGCCCGGCACACCTTCGAACAGACCGGGGTCCGCCAGTCCGAGGTGGGCACCCTGGACGAACTCAGCCAGTTGTACGCGCAACTCGGCGAGCACGCCGAGGCCCGGGCCACCGCCGAGCGCGGGTTGGCGCTGGCCCGCGAGGGGCACGACCGGCGTACCGAGGCGGCCCTGCTCGCCACCCTCGGGAGCGCGGTACTGGGCTCCGGGTCCCCGACCGAGGCCGCCGAGATGCTGCGGGCGGCCTACGACCTCGCCCGCGAGGTCTCGTACCCGTACGGCGCGGCGGCCGCGGTCATCGTGCTCGCCCGGGCCACGCTGGCCACGGGCGATCCGGCCGGGGCCGCCGGCCACGCCCGCACAGGCCTGAGCATCGCCAGAAGCGGCGGCTACCAGAGCCTCGTGACCGAGGCGCTGACCGTACTGTCGACCACGGAGCCGGAGGTGGTGGCGGTGGGTGCCGAACCCGCCGGCCGCTGAGACCGCCCGGCAGGCCTTCGATTTAAACTCACGTCCATCTATTGCCCGACCGATGGCAAAGTCCGCCGCCCAGGCTGCACGACGTGACCCGTATCCGAAAGACGACGCTCTCGCTGGGCACGATCGCCGTGACCCTGCTCGCCACCGCCGTCGCCACCCCCGCGACCGCCACCCCGCCCGCCCACCGCGGGCCGGCGGTCGTGACGACGGACAACGAGACCCCGGTCCTGTACGACGACGAGGAGGGCGGCAACGCGTCCGGCGACGACCCCGCCATC is a window from the Polymorphospora rubra genome containing:
- a CDS encoding helix-turn-helix domain-containing protein, giving the protein MIASSPKATFAQILRIHREARRLTQEELAQLTGLSAAAIRDLEQGRTRRPQPRSVRALVDALGLSEAETKKFHGVIPSARRPPGRSGPGQPVAAATSQKDAAGPVMLSILGPLVVLDGTAALHIESDRARTLLGRLALTPNRTVVRDELIELLWGERVPATAVNLVQTYVSRLRRVLEPARPARGPSRALTLTPAATSSTSPKTSSTCCASAAWSTRRGSTPTHPNPRCPRSRRRSTSGTAIRWRISPTCGTTR
- a CDS encoding tetratricopeptide repeat protein; this translates as MRLTYGQALWSTGRRDGALAEYELALQLAEQVGWLSATAYLLHNIGLVHSQVGRSGPALEYYRRALAASRRADLEYVRTVTLNDLGTLCWELGRLDEAVTHLEAALALNQRAGNAQGEAVNRSNLGMVLRQMGEFAAALDHLNHARHTFEQTGVRQSEVGTLDELSQLYAQLGEHAEARATAERGLALAREGHDRRTEAALLATLGSAVLGSGSPTEAAEMLRAAYDLAREVSYPYGAAAAVIVLARATLATGDPAGAAGHARTGLSIARSGGYQSLVTEALTVLSTTEPEVVAVGAEPAGR